TTTTTACACGCATTTGGTTGGTTTCTAGCCTCTTTGCTATTTCATAATTACTAATTGTGGGCTCTTCGTTTTTCAATGTTATTATAGCCTCATTCAATTCTTCATTGCTCATTTCCCCGTCTTGCCTCAAATGCTCCCTTTCTACACCATACTCTATAAACTCAAAGCCGAGGAAGTTGTGGGGTTGGGTGATGCGGCACAGTTTTATGTTGCGGTCGTTATAAATAATTTCGGTGGCACGGGCTTTTAGTTGCAGCAGGTAGCGCAGGGTTTTGTCTTGGTAGCTTTGACCAATGGCAAACAAACTGTCTATAAAGTTGGCGAGGTGCTTACTGCCTGCCAAATCGTTCACCGTTAAGGGGTTGGCAAGGCTGCGTTTGGGGGTGTGGGCTACTACCAGTATGCTAAGGTTGTGCTTTATTTTCAGTTCTTTAAGGCTTTTCATCAGCGGCAGGGCTTCTTTGGCGGTTTCGGTGGCTTGGGTTTTCAGGTAGGTAAGGTTGTCAATAATCAGCACTTTGGCGTTGTGGGTGGCTATGGCACGCTCAATGCTGCTGAACAGGGCGGTTTCAAAACGTTCAAAATCGGTGCAGTTGGGGTTTATCTCTATCCGCAGGAAATTATCGTCAAAGGCATAGTGGTGGCGGTAGTTAATGCTGTAGCGTTTCTCAAACTGCTTGTCGCTCATTTCAAAATCAAAATAGAGTACTTTTTGCTTGGGTGCATCGAGTTTAAAGCCTTCGATGGGTACTCCGCGACTGATGGAATCGGCTATCTGCACGGCTAATATGCTTTTGCCGAGGTTGGTATCGGCAAACAGGATGCACAACTCGCCCTGATGCCAAAACTCGCTAAAGAGCATCCGAGGGATGGGTCGGCGGGCGGCTTCTTCCATCCATTGGTTGGCGGGGCGCACTATCAGTAGGTCTTGGGGTTGTTGGCGTTTTATGCCGGTAATGGGCT
The window above is part of the bacterium genome. Proteins encoded here:
- a CDS encoding AAA family ATPase gives rise to the protein MKEFTPITPKPITGIKRQQPQDLLIVRPANQWMEEAARRPIPRMLFSEFWHQGELCILFADTNLGKSILAVQIADSISRGVPIEGFKLDAPKQKVLYFDFEMSDKQFEKRYSINYRHHYAFDDNFLRIEINPNCTDFERFETALFSSIERAIATHNAKVLIIDNLTYLKTQATETAKEALPLMKSLKELKIKHNLSILVVAHTPKRSLANPLTVNDLAGSKHLANFIDSLFAIGQSYQDKTLRYLLQLKARATEIIYNDRNIKLCRITQPHNFLGFEFIEYGVEREHLRQDGEMSNEELNEAIITLKNEEPTISNYEIAKRLETNQMRVKRVLDRHNTNITNYSNN